A region of the Cyprinus carpio isolate SPL01 chromosome A14, ASM1834038v1, whole genome shotgun sequence genome:
atatttttttcacagttctgagttcatatctcgcatCTAAGcgtgaaaataaatctgtgttaACCGTGAAATGCATTACTCAGATTTCCAGATTGGTCGgtcctttttaataattaattaaaacgaGTGTTACTCAGTACTATGTCGCAAACGCAATACTTGAgaaagagcttttattttgaagcgGAGCTGCTGCGGCTTCCGGCGGATCTGAGTCTGCGCGAGCGCAAACGCTCGGTTTTGAGCGCTGGTCGGAGAGTCGCGAGGACTTCAGAGGCGGTGAGCACTTCTAAAAACTATCTTAATAAGTTTTATCATCGCGTTATGGCTCACATGAAGACCCGTGTTTGTCCTGCTGTCGGTTTGCTGTGTGAAACACACGTTACGCGTGTGAAAGAGATACAGGAAATACTTGTGACTGGGCGCGTCTGACTGAGGTGTGTGACTGGAGCGCGACGCGTCAATACGAGCATGCCACTGCTgctattatcatcattattattattatcatcattattattatcattattatatgaaAAGTGTGTTCGTGGCGTGACTGTTTTACACACATTAGCAAAACATAGCTACACACATTACAGTAGTGAACCTAAAAACAACACTACCCGTAATCACAATGTACTGTACACTactcattataataataatattttgaatattataacGGGTAAGATGTGCTTTAGCGTCGTGTGAAGAGCAGACGGTCCCTGCTAATATCAGTCCCAGTCACAGTCTGATAAACCGGTTTCCACAGTCCAGGAGCTGTTAACATTAGCACCTCGATAATAACGCGTCCTGTAATGTTCAGTAAGTTAAAGGATTCAGTACGAGCTCGAGACTCGAGCATTAGCAGCTCCCGCGAGCACAGAGAGACTCCTCTCACCTGAGCACGAATACAGAGAAAacaatggtttctattttaatatcctgttGAGACAAagctgtatttccagcatcattactcttcagtgtcacatgatcttcagaaatcattctgatatgatgatttattaatcaagaaacatttctgattatcatcaatgttgaacacagttgtgctgatcAATATTTTTCCACCCTTGTGTTGGTGCTgccagtcaaaaatgaccggcctacaaaaaaatgcttataaGTATCTCGTTAAGCGATATAATTACCAAATATTGGGTTCCATCTGTTTGTCAGCTAGTTTTCTTTCTATTAGCActggtctaaaaataaataaataaaaactacaaaacatgTGCTGATTGAAAGAAAATGTGTTGACAAAAATATAGAGCCCGATATTTCACGATAATATATCAGAGTGAGAGATTTCAAGTGCTTTAAAAGACTTGACCTGAAACACTGAATAATGCTGATACCAAATAACAAGAGTTTATATCATAGTCTTAATAACTGTTTCTGTAGAAAATGTGCTTTTCTAAGTTTTTTAAGCAGAGTACTGTGgagcttataatatgacaaaactatTAGAATTTGAATTGTTGAAGTGgtatttaataaaacagaattgTATGTAGCATTtaacacagtacaggtcaaaagtttggaaacattactatttttaatgtttttgaaagaagtctcttctgctcatcaagcctgcatttatttgatcaaaaatacagaaaaaacagtaatattgtgaaatattattacaacttaaaataatagttttctatttgaatatacttttaaaaaaataatttattcctgtgatgcaaagctgaattttcagcatcattactccagccttcagtgtcacatgtaacatccagtctatcacatgatcatttagaaatcattctaatattctgatttattatgagtgttggaaaacagttctgctgtctaatatatttgatgaataaaaggttaaaaagaactgcatttattcaaaataaaaaaagattctaataataattctaatattttctttactatcactttttatcaatttaacaccatccttgctgaataaaagtattgattttatttaaaaaaaagaaagaaaaaaaaaattactgacccccaaattactgaccagtagtgtatattattacaaaatatttatattttaaaaacatagcttctttttttttattattattattcatcaatgtatcctaaaaaagtatcacatgttctgaaaaaatattaagcagcagaactgtttccaactttgataatgaatcatcatattagaatgatttctaaaggatcatgtgataatgatccaaaaaattcggctttgcatcacagaaataaatgataatttaaagtataataaaatttaaaaacaattattttaaattgtaataatatttcacaatattactgtttttctgtatttttgattaaataaatgcagtcttgatgagcataagaaacttctttcaaaaacatcaaaaatagtaatgtttccaaacttttgacctgtactgtagttctgaattagattttttttttttttacttgaatattgaacatttaaaatttaacacaattgattatttttgacagttttttttttttaaatagacatttattttctgaattgttagactgcaaatatccagtttttaaaaatacagcgtcaagttttcaagatgaagaaGCAGCTCTGAACATCAAGTTCGATATTCAGTACGCAGAGGTTCAGATCGTAGAGAAGGTAGGTCAGAGGTTATGTTAGGTGATCGCCGAAAGCATTCACGGTGTCCGGAGCGGACGTGTTCAGGTCACGCAGGCTGGTTTTGTCATAGTATCAGCTCCACAGAGTACAGAATACACCAGTCTGCTTCTTGTCTCAAAGCCTGCTCTTGACCGCAGGTGCCGCTGCCGTGAGGACGCAGAATGCAGACTATTAAGTGTGTTGTGGTGGGCGACGGGGCGGTGGGCAAGACGTGCCTCCTCATCTCCTACACCACCAACGCCTTTCCCGAGGAGTACATCCCCACCGTCTTTGACAACTACAGCGCTCAGATGAGCGTGGACGGCCGTACGGTCAGCCTCAACCTCTGGGACACGGCGGGGCAGGAGGAGTACGACCGTATGCGCACGCTCTCCTACCCGCAGACCAACATCTTCATCATCTGCTTCTCCATCGGCAGCCCCTCGTCCTTCGCCAACGTGCGGCACAAGTGGCACCCGGAGGTGACCCACCACTGCCCCAGCGCTCCCATCCTGCTGGTGGGCACCAAGAGGGACCTGCGCACGGATTCGGAGACGGTCAAGAAGCTGAAGGAGCAGGGCCTGGCGCCCACCTCTCACCAGCAGGGCGGCGCTCTGTCCAAGCAGATCGGTGCGGTCAAGTACCTGGAGTGCTCTGCGCTGCTGCAGGAGGGCGTGAGGGAGGTGTTCGTGGAGGCCGTGCGCGCCGTGCTCTACCCCGTTACCAAAAAGAATACCAAGAAGTGTGTGCTCTTATAGTCGGCCGTGACGGAGATGAACTCGCAGGGGGTCCATCCTGGTGTCTGTATCCATCTCGTCTCACTTTCTCGCTCTTTAAGGACTTTCTGATTTGGTTTCGTTGACTTTTCCGTGTCTCATTATCTTGTAAATCTCTTATAAGTCTGTTGAAGTTGCTtgcctgtctttttttttgtcgATTAATAAGTTTGTTGCCAGATCCTCTTAATGTAAGATAAGGATCGTCCGTGTCCGTGAGGAGCTTGTGGAGGTTTTAGTGACTCGCGGCGTCCTGTGCGTTTAGATAAGTGCAATATAATGAAGACTGAATGAGGTCGACACATCAGACTCACGGTTATAGATGTCCCAGCCAAATCTTTCATGTgcctttaaaatgattatttttttatttttaaatatgcatattgtgtTTTATCCATAGCTGTTCAGCAATATTTCGACAGCTAAAATGACGGATTGTTTGGGTTGCGCTGATCCAAGTGTGAGTTTCATGTAAAAAACTGCAGGTTGTGTTTTACTCCAAAAATCTagaggaaaaaaattattatactttacgtaaagaaattaaatctttttaagGAGCAATAAGATTTTTACCAGATCtccaataatgcaaaaaaacgGTAATTTCCCACAATGCAAGAAAGAAACTCTCCCTCAGGCGCAATGACcgattttttttcagatatttatagtgtaacaaatactgtacatttccaATTATATTCCACAAACGCAAAATGTCTTAATGGTCCAAActagatatttttaatgcaagatATATTTTCGTACTTGTGATTTTGGGGTTAAATGTGACCCCATCATCCTGAGAGTCGTGCCTTATGTGCTTTTTCATAAAGGGCTGCGTCCCGCTGCTAAACAAGTGTTAGTACTGTTGTTGCGATGGCAGATTCAGGCATCGGCCCGTATTTTCCTGTGCAGAGATGGTCAGTCAGGTTACTATGTAAGGTCAGGTATCTAACGCTCCACGAGAGTCGCTGGTCGTTTGTTTTTAGTGAACGCCTCGTTCCTTCAGAGCCAGCGAACGCCTCACAAACACCAAAACGCTGATGTGTCTTTCCAGCCCAAAGACTGAGCTGCAGGCGTGCTAATCCATTCAGTGTATCATTACACGTCTCATTCAAAGGAGTTGTTTGGGTTTATGTTCTTATTATTAACTGACgagttttatttttggttttgcatGTTTCAAAAAGAGGCCCGATGTTGACCTAACGGCACTGTATTTCAATATCCTCATCTCACGTACACGTCTCACGATTTCCAGTGTCGTCGTCGTCATAGACGTCTCTTTACATCTGGATGCAGTGAATATAATAGTAGGTGAGATGCAGGCATTATGgggttttgatgtgttttttactCCGCTGATATGTGATTTGCTTTCAGAACTGGAAGTCGTGGTTAAACCTTTTGCAAAAACTGACACACCGTTGAATGGCAGTGTGCTGTGGAAACCTGTGACTAGACAGCCaatgttttaataactttttagCTTTTTCTGAATTGTCTGCCAAACTTGgccaaagagacaaaacaaaGCTGTATTGTGGAGTAACTGGACACGCGTGTCAACATTCGAGTCACACCTGATACCATTCGCAATGTGTTTCTGTCGTTAAATCCAGGACAGTGTCTCGAATCATTCCTTACTTTGAATTCAGTTTCCAAACTCCATGTAAGTGTTGCTGGTGTGTGAGAGAAATGAAACCTGTGCAAACGCTGATATCACTATTAGGTGTGACGGTGGGTGAATGACGGGCGATTGTGACAGTGAACTGCTTTCTGTTTCATCTTTCAGAGCAATAGTGCGGCTGTGTGTCTATGGTGTGTGGTACACATTTATACACTGggatttttgtcaaaattgcCTTTTTATAACCAAAAAGAATTGTATAAATGAACTAACcgtgaaatgattttaaattatgctaaataaatttttacaCACAAGTTACGTGGCTTTCGTTGAGTTTCATTGGCTTGTGTGATTGAGGTGCTCTGTATTCCTGACACAGAGAGAGCGTCTCCACCGCTTGCTGCTGACTTGCTAAAGTGCAGCACATGTTCTTACTTGAGACGGTTTCCGCTGATGCTGCTGTGCACAAGCCACAACAAAGAGCTGATAGATATCAGGACAGGCTGCAAGCAGCTCCAGCGCACCCTTCGTTTCATAAGAGCATGTGGCAGGCATGAGTTGGATGCATTGCTTTGCGGTGGCAAGCTAAATGCTGCCTCTATCCCATGTGATGTTTTCACACTTCAGCTGCAAAACACGTcctcctgtgtgtgtttttaatctccTTTATTTTGGGAAAtacattaaagtgatttaaaTTCGTAATGATCACTTGTTTGGATACATTCTCGACAATGGAGGTATATTTTTCTTAActcaaatgcagtttttaaatgtttcccTTTATGTCATTTAGCAAATATTTTAATGTCTGGTTTCCACTAGATGGCACCAAAGACATCTAGTATTTTCAGAATGATGTATTGGTTTCATACAGTTTTCtgttcagttaaaaaataaaaagatgtaaatAAGAATTTTCTCTTGAGCCATCTGTTTCAATGAGAAGCACTACTGGACAGAATAAACTAACCATGTACCATGTAAAActagtatttttaaatttaaagttttctttaaaCCTCGAATGCATGATAGCACaaatcttaatcattattttcaaacagATGCTTCTTTTATCACAGGCCCGAGGCCTGTACCATGACGTTTTAACACCATGACACTGATCATCTGCTTTCTCTGTAAACTCCAGCTTTGATCCTGAGTTCATGAATAACTGGGGAGCGTGTGCACATGAAAGTGTGACATCAGTAACgaacagccaatcacatgccAGGTTAACTTTCAATTTGGAGGCAGAAAATGTGGGGGAGATATCAGtttgctcacagctgattggtccagttGGAGTTTGAGATCTCTTACCCAGAGCAAGGATAGCTGTGCTGTGAAAGTTATGGTAACTAAAAACCCAGCCTTGGtgcaaactaatttaaaatatacctGACTAGCCAGCTAAACCGGCTTCATGGTACAGGTCACACATAACTAACCCTGCCATGCTATAAAAAGatctaattattttaaagaatcaaACTGATCTTGTCATGAGTGTCAGATCCAAATACACAGCTTTGTGCTAACAGGCATTCCAGGCATAaatagctttgtgtgtgtgtgtgtggtgtgtgtgtgttaaagaaaTAATGCATTGCTCaacaagctccaaaaaaaaaaaaaaaaaaaacatttcatgctTTCTTCATTGTGATCACAAGATGCTTATACTAAAGTatgaaaaacaattttaaaaatagcattttaaaagtgGAACTtattgcagaaaagaaaaaaagaaaaaattccacATCCAGGCACATgcatacattttagtatttaaaaagcctttatttgcAGGGCTACTTTATATTAAGAATCACAAATGCATATCAGCCCAAACAGGTGCCAATCAACAGAGAACAGTAAGTGATTTAATAACTGAAAGGCATGCAGCAGAGGTgaagtgaatgtgtgagtgtttcTTCACCCCGTGGCCTGAGACGATGGGATAGACTCACCTGCAACCCTAAAGAGGACAAGCGGTTTGGACGAACCTTAACTCTAAACTCAAACCCTTAAATATCATTCGTAGTGCTAACGTATGTACTCCAGTGCTGCATAACAGAAATCCTGGCTTGGATACACATTGATACTGaagtaaagtcacctttatttgtatagcgctttatacaatactggttgtgtcaaagcagctttacagtgttaacaAGGAAAACAGATTGTCactaatgcaagaagacaataacagaatcattttttccagctaaagtcagttcattg
Encoded here:
- the LOC122147409 gene encoding rho-related GTP-binding protein RhoG-like, whose translation is MQTIKCVVVGDGAVGKTCLLISYTTNAFPEEYIPTVFDNYSAQMSVDGRTVSLNLWDTAGQEEYDRMRTLSYPQTNIFIICFSIGSPSSFANVRHKWHPEVTHHCPSAPILLVGTKRDLRTDSETVKKLKEQGLAPTSHQQGGALSKQIGAVKYLECSALLQEGVREVFVEAVRAVLYPVTKKNTKKCVLL